From one Melioribacteraceae bacterium genomic stretch:
- a CDS encoding glycosyltransferase family 2 protein: protein MKICAVVVTYNRLSELKKCINSLKMQTRKLDSILVINNSSTDGTLNWLKVQEEIEFSTQPNLGGAGGFHTGIKIAYEKGFDWVWCMDDDGYPLRDCLENLVRSIKLCTNIDIVGPLVVPMSKSNILSFQTPFFDNNCNEKSSTILVEEIKKRAVNNLYKCHAVFFNGVLINKNTIVKVGFPEEKFFMYGDEIEYYQRIIENGFGVFTNIEALFIHPMNKFKIIKFLNQDIFDGKYDWKAYVYIRNRIYLHNKKYHGFALKFILSQLIYVLRMRKITVLKLVLLAYFHGINANFDYDYKELK, encoded by the coding sequence ATGAAAATATGTGCTGTGGTTGTAACATATAATCGATTGAGTGAATTAAAGAAATGTATTAATTCACTAAAAATGCAAACAAGAAAACTGGATTCGATTTTAGTTATCAACAATTCCAGTACTGATGGAACTCTAAATTGGTTGAAAGTACAAGAAGAAATAGAGTTTAGCACACAACCAAATTTGGGAGGTGCTGGAGGTTTTCATACTGGAATAAAAATAGCGTATGAAAAGGGTTTTGATTGGGTGTGGTGTATGGATGATGATGGGTATCCATTAAGAGATTGTTTGGAAAATTTAGTTCGCTCAATTAAATTATGTACTAATATAGATATTGTAGGCCCGTTAGTTGTCCCCATGAGTAAATCAAACATTTTATCGTTCCAGACTCCATTTTTTGATAATAATTGTAATGAAAAATCTAGTACCATTTTAGTAGAAGAAATAAAAAAAAGGGCAGTTAATAATCTTTATAAGTGTCATGCAGTTTTTTTCAACGGTGTTCTAATTAATAAGAACACTATTGTTAAAGTAGGTTTCCCAGAGGAAAAATTTTTTATGTACGGGGATGAAATAGAATATTATCAAAGAATTATAGAAAATGGATTTGGTGTTTTCACTAATATCGAAGCACTTTTTATTCATCCTATGAATAAATTCAAAATAATTAAATTCCTGAATCAAGATATTTTTGATGGAAAATATGACTGGAAAGCATACGTATATATTCGTAATAGAATATATCTGCATAATAAAAAATATCACGGTTTTGCACTTAAATTTATTCTTTCACAGTTAATTTATGTACTTAGAATGCGAAAAATTACTGTGTTAAAATTAGTATTATTAGCTTATTTTCATGGCATAAATGCCAACTTCGATTATGATTATAAAGAACTAAAATGA
- a CDS encoding glycosyltransferase family 4 protein, with protein MRILLLGRYNPSEVLAGPEKFAKRLYHNLLAQKIECEFVEYFFDGKKYSLSKKLFGNDTLILNSVKIFRLGLVPFFLFLVKRKPQIIHLVTYERFEFIAYLYSFFARTQILFSVHGFVNYENHSLVSRKVVSTLKIKDKLFEYIFMIKSDQIHIPSDQYKKKLLELYKLNETKVIVIPNGVDEDFFVSKLNNIKTHNKMKTVFIGDEYRQEKGLEFLLKNIENINEYSEVYLLGDVFTSKNNYKDLHIVPKMSKSDMKNLFIQMDIILSCSYYDLFSISVLEGAAIGLFPVLTRETGISELFLKLNIGEVFDYSDSESFVNIFQKLFFNRSLLEKHIQNKDVLQKYSWKNISISFQDLYYQMLISQ; from the coding sequence ATGAGAATTCTTCTATTAGGAAGATATAATCCGTCTGAAGTACTTGCTGGTCCAGAAAAATTTGCTAAAAGATTATACCATAATTTATTAGCGCAAAAAATAGAATGTGAATTTGTAGAATATTTTTTTGACGGTAAAAAGTATTCATTATCCAAAAAGTTATTTGGGAATGATACATTAATTTTAAATTCCGTAAAAATTTTCAGGCTGGGTTTGGTTCCATTTTTTTTATTTTTAGTTAAACGAAAGCCACAAATTATTCATCTCGTTACGTATGAACGATTCGAATTTATTGCTTATTTATATTCTTTTTTTGCAAGAACTCAAATATTATTTTCAGTGCATGGATTTGTTAACTATGAAAATCATTCATTAGTGTCAAGAAAAGTGGTTTCTACTTTAAAAATAAAAGATAAATTATTCGAATATATCTTTATGATAAAGTCCGACCAAATCCATATCCCATCAGACCAGTATAAAAAAAAGTTGTTGGAATTATATAAGCTAAACGAAACAAAAGTAATAGTTATACCTAACGGTGTTGATGAAGATTTTTTTGTAAGTAAACTGAATAATATTAAGACTCACAACAAAATGAAAACCGTATTTATTGGTGATGAATATCGTCAAGAAAAAGGTTTAGAGTTTTTACTTAAAAATATAGAGAACATTAATGAATATTCAGAAGTATACCTGCTAGGTGATGTTTTTACATCAAAAAACAACTATAAAGATTTACACATTGTTCCAAAGATGTCGAAAAGCGACATGAAGAATTTATTTATTCAAATGGATATTATTTTATCATGCAGTTATTATGATTTATTTTCAATTTCAGTCTTAGAAGGGGCGGCAATTGGATTATTCCCAGTCCTTACTCGAGAAACAGGCATATCGGAATTATTTCTAAAATTAAATATTGGAGAAGTTTTCGACTATAGTGATAGCGAATCCTTTGTAAATATATTTCAGAAATTATTCTTTAATAGATCTTTGTTGGAAAAACACATTCAGAATAAAGATGTTCTACAAAAATACAGTTGGAAAAATATTTCAATTTCTTTCCAGGACTTGTATTATCAGATGTTAATATCACAATGA
- a CDS encoding glycosyltransferase family 2 protein — MPISMELSILIITHNSEGYIKNCLNSIFASKSNPDMEVIIVDNFSSDKTLDTIQSTDSPVKIIRNRENIGFAKANNQAMKIAKGKYIFLLNPDTEIDSDALEIFYNYLEDKDNANVWCVGGQLVDENGNPSKSYGRFPNLLDVLIEQFGIKGIALKIFGQKWISRNRWIGNEIIVPFIMGCNMFIRRETLDKIGHFNESFFLNYEEVELSWRAKQKGSKSVVLPQVVIKHYSGKSFTNLKEYLNHLWLGQVYFFKFTRGKVYFKLVKLIHLIGSLLRHMLKMDKNYLSQFRNIKAI; from the coding sequence ATGCCAATATCGATGGAATTATCAATATTAATTATTACACACAATTCAGAAGGGTATATTAAAAATTGCCTTAATTCCATTTTTGCTTCAAAATCTAATCCTGACATGGAGGTAATAATTGTAGATAACTTTTCTAGCGACAAGACATTAGATACAATTCAAAGTACAGATTCCCCCGTTAAAATTATTCGGAATAGAGAAAACATTGGCTTTGCAAAAGCTAATAATCAAGCAATGAAAATTGCAAAAGGGAAATATATCTTTCTATTGAATCCAGATACTGAAATTGATTCTGATGCCTTAGAAATATTTTATAATTATCTGGAAGATAAAGATAATGCTAATGTTTGGTGCGTTGGCGGACAGTTAGTTGATGAAAATGGGAATCCTTCTAAATCATATGGAAGATTTCCTAATTTATTAGATGTACTAATTGAGCAATTTGGAATAAAAGGAATAGCATTAAAAATTTTTGGACAAAAATGGATTTCGCGAAATCGCTGGATAGGAAATGAAATAATAGTACCTTTTATTATGGGCTGTAATATGTTTATAAGAAGAGAAACCTTGGATAAGATCGGACATTTTAATGAGTCTTTTTTCTTGAACTATGAAGAAGTTGAATTGAGTTGGAGAGCAAAACAAAAGGGTTCTAAAAGTGTAGTATTGCCTCAAGTTGTCATAAAACATTACTCAGGAAAGTCATTCACAAACTTGAAAGAGTATCTGAATCATTTGTGGTTAGGACAAGTCTACTTTTTCAAATTTACCCGGGGGAAAGTATATTTTAAATTAGTTAAACTAATTCATTTAATTGGATCATTACTGAGGCACATGTTAAAAATGGATAAAAACTATCTGTCTCAGTTTAGAAATATAAAAGCAATATAA
- a CDS encoding glycosyltransferase encodes MPISVITTTYNCGEYISDAIRSILNQTYRDFEYLIIDDGSTDNTEEIINSIDDKRIKYYKIEHIGRSRSLNFALQKAGYDLIALMDADDISHPLRLEKQLEVYKGSNQLVFCDTAYFINEKIKYLIISEPQSDYINKLILHGHFNNSSSLFNRLYILNYGGYNEDLLAYEDYDLWLRIMKDSEFIVASGIYHYVRLRNDSMTTTNPGKLKYILYSIQEYYFKNLTDYGIRNPNDKLALKGWREFFYGELELCREYWDELKLSDRSIKIHIAYVMSYLPSIIVKWFKNKRIFLRLKYIFYYLKSFRSTQLEFYRVLNKIASKEPPYC; translated from the coding sequence ATGCCTATTTCTGTTATCACAACAACCTATAATTGCGGCGAATATATTTCTGATGCAATTAGAAGTATATTAAATCAGACTTATCGTGATTTTGAATATCTTATAATCGATGACGGTTCAACGGATAACACTGAAGAGATAATAAATAGTATAGATGACAAAAGAATAAAGTATTATAAAATTGAACACATTGGTCGTTCTAGATCTCTCAATTTCGCACTTCAAAAAGCGGGATATGACCTCATTGCATTGATGGATGCTGATGATATTTCTCATCCGCTGAGATTAGAGAAACAATTAGAAGTTTACAAGGGATCTAATCAACTTGTTTTTTGTGATACTGCCTATTTTATTAATGAGAAAATTAAGTATTTAATTATAAGTGAACCTCAATCAGATTATATTAATAAATTGATTCTTCACGGTCACTTTAATAATTCTTCATCACTGTTCAATAGGTTGTATATTTTGAACTATGGTGGATATAATGAAGATTTATTAGCTTATGAAGATTATGATCTTTGGCTACGAATTATGAAAGACAGTGAATTTATTGTCGCCTCAGGAATTTACCATTATGTTCGACTCCGAAATGACTCTATGACTACTACCAATCCAGGCAAGCTTAAATACATTCTTTACTCAATTCAAGAATATTATTTCAAGAATCTTACAGATTACGGAATAAGAAATCCAAATGATAAACTAGCACTCAAAGGATGGCGAGAATTTTTTTATGGGGAGTTAGAATTATGCAGGGAATATTGGGACGAATTAAAACTTTCAGATAGAAGCATCAAAATTCATATAGCTTATGTAATGAGTTACTTACCGTCAATAATTGTTAAGTGGTTTAAAAACAAAAGAATTTTTCTACGGTTAAAATATATTTTTTACTATCTGAAATCATTTCGTAGCACTCAGCTCGAATTTTATAGAGTTCTTAACAAAATTGCGAGTAAGGAACCACCATATTGTTAG
- a CDS encoding WecB/TagA/CpsF family glycosyltransferase, whose protein sequence is MLDINQIISKLILKEDIVLDLLDSSLIESEQLLITYCNQHCFNTLVEDQLYTNTIADNFEVFVDGYGMIKAYNFLFNTQFNSFNATDLYNKFLILLSQKDIPVFLIGGKFSDELLENNNQYNVNIVGYQNGYFELSSIENIAQKIRKANSRVVLIGMGVPKQEIFAKKLSEFFTDKLFLCVGNYLEYYLGTSKRIPFFFRNKGIEWIYRLLQEPKRLWKRYLIGIPLFIFRVLKEKYRK, encoded by the coding sequence TTGTTAGATATCAATCAAATAATTAGCAAACTGATCCTTAAAGAAGATATTGTTTTAGATTTGTTGGATTCTTCGCTAATAGAATCTGAACAGTTACTAATTACGTATTGTAATCAACATTGTTTCAATACGTTAGTGGAAGATCAATTATACACAAATACTATTGCAGATAACTTTGAAGTTTTTGTTGATGGTTATGGAATGATAAAAGCATACAATTTTTTATTCAATACTCAATTTAATTCTTTTAATGCAACAGATTTGTATAATAAATTTCTAATTTTACTTTCCCAAAAAGACATCCCAGTTTTTTTGATCGGAGGGAAATTTTCAGATGAATTATTGGAAAACAATAACCAATACAACGTAAATATAGTTGGCTATCAAAATGGGTATTTCGAATTATCAAGTATTGAAAACATAGCACAAAAAATTCGAAAAGCTAATTCAAGAGTTGTTCTAATAGGTATGGGTGTTCCTAAGCAAGAAATATTCGCAAAAAAGTTATCAGAATTTTTTACGGATAAGCTCTTTTTGTGTGTTGGTAATTATCTTGAATATTATCTAGGTACTTCAAAAAGGATCCCGTTTTTTTTTCGAAATAAAGGAATTGAATGGATTTACAGGTTATTACAAGAGCCAAAACGCTTATGGAAACGCTACCTTATCGGCATACCTTTATTTATATTTAGAGTACTTAAAGAAAAATACAGAAAGTAA